One part of the Sorangiineae bacterium MSr11954 genome encodes these proteins:
- a CDS encoding MbtH family NRPS accessory protein has translation MAIMEDLDISTYRVVSNDEEQYSIWPADRDVPGGWRDVGVIGSKAECLSHIEKVWTDMRPASLRRLMKS, from the coding sequence ATGGCGATCATGGAAGATTTGGATATTTCGACTTATCGCGTGGTCTCGAATGACGAAGAACAGTATTCCATCTGGCCGGCAGATCGGGACGTGCCTGGCGGTTGGCGCGACGTGGGCGTGATCGGATCGAAAGCCGAATGTCTCTCTCATATCGAAAAGGTCTGGACCGATATGCGGCCTGCGAGCCTTCGTCGGCTCATGAAATCGTGA
- a CDS encoding amidase, with amino-acid sequence MDDVLDASALEQQRLLRSGRISSEELVRGYLERIERLNPRFQAFVTVSRRRALAAARWKDVQRRRARGDLPPFHGIPTGIKDLNVVRGMVTRWGSRAVMPVWLPIDDLTVRSLRRAGFILLGKLSTSEWGAMPVTEPDIHPPTRNPWSPDHSAGGSSGGSGAALAAGMLPVAQGTDGAGSIRIPAAFCHVVGLKPSRGRLPNSLGMSDRRILHTSGPMAHTVDDAAAMLDVMAGVTIGRPHWAPPPTRPFAELAREPCKRLQIRYLTHTPLASTHPEIASAVEEAARRLADLGHAVEEGTLPEMSLEEVLPLWQYQIGTCPLTLWERTQPITRWLARAGQALHPRDILELHTALDARYLPVLESVDIWLSPTVPQPAPRIGAFGGTAPEEGFAAAAELGGYTAIFNVTGLPAMSLPLGITRDGRPFGLQISSRMFSEGVLLAVARQIEETMPWRHRRAPVRA; translated from the coding sequence ATGGACGACGTCCTCGATGCGAGCGCGCTGGAGCAGCAACGGCTCCTGCGGAGCGGCCGGATCTCCAGCGAAGAATTGGTGCGTGGATACTTGGAGCGCATCGAGAGGCTCAATCCACGTTTCCAGGCGTTCGTGACGGTATCGCGCCGGCGCGCGCTCGCGGCGGCGCGATGGAAAGACGTGCAGCGGCGTCGCGCCAGAGGAGATCTGCCTCCATTTCACGGCATACCGACCGGAATCAAGGATCTCAACGTCGTTCGCGGCATGGTCACCCGTTGGGGGTCGCGCGCGGTCATGCCGGTATGGCTCCCGATCGACGATTTGACCGTGAGGTCGCTGCGCCGCGCCGGCTTCATCCTACTGGGCAAATTGTCCACGTCCGAATGGGGCGCGATGCCGGTCACCGAGCCGGACATCCATCCGCCCACGCGCAATCCGTGGTCGCCCGACCACTCCGCGGGAGGTTCCAGCGGCGGGTCGGGCGCCGCCCTCGCCGCGGGGATGCTCCCGGTGGCCCAAGGCACCGATGGCGCGGGATCCATCCGCATTCCAGCGGCGTTCTGCCACGTCGTGGGGCTCAAACCGTCGCGCGGCCGCTTGCCCAACTCACTTGGAATGAGCGATCGACGCATTTTACATACGTCGGGACCTATGGCCCACACAGTGGACGACGCGGCCGCCATGTTGGACGTGATGGCCGGTGTTACAATCGGCCGTCCCCATTGGGCGCCGCCGCCGACCCGGCCCTTCGCCGAGCTCGCCCGCGAGCCGTGCAAGCGCCTCCAGATCCGCTATCTGACGCATACACCGCTGGCGTCGACCCACCCCGAGATCGCATCCGCGGTGGAGGAGGCGGCGCGACGCCTCGCCGATCTGGGGCACGCGGTCGAGGAGGGCACGTTGCCCGAAATGTCGCTCGAAGAGGTTCTGCCGCTTTGGCAATATCAGATCGGAACTTGCCCGCTCACCCTTTGGGAAAGGACCCAACCCATCACGCGCTGGCTGGCGCGTGCCGGCCAGGCGCTCCATCCGCGAGACATCCTCGAGCTGCACACCGCGCTCGACGCGCGTTACCTCCCCGTGCTCGAGTCCGTCGATATCTGGCTCTCACCCACGGTTCCGCAACCGGCGCCGCGGATTGGTGCTTTTGGCGGCACCGCCCCGGAAGAGGGTTTTGCCGCCGCGGCGGAGTTGGGTGGATACACGGCAATCTTCAATGTGACCGGACTGCCGGCCATGAGCCTTCCTTTGGGGATCACTCGAGACGGGCGCCCCTTCGGATTGCAGATTTCGAGCCGCATGTTCTCGGAGGGCGTGCTCCTCGCGGTCGCGCGCCAGATCGAAGAGACCATGCCGTGGCGGCACCGGAGAGCGCCCGTTCGCGCGTGA
- a CDS encoding trypsin-like serine protease, translating to MSPTHRTTWMFALGATMAVTSGCGSDKGGQSNEPTGSDQSALYRAPIDTDHPFAVGVCIGALNTDPAKGEVGSCARTGQNVRCTGTLVAPNLVLTAKHCLYELVEGPPEGNPRCEYHFGSLRSQAGSRITLSHTVLNDHPVWVETSRFLAPTSLDFCKDDIAYLVLEKNIDGVKLPKLDLFRDIHARPPADGKVTIVGRGLFTPTDDGNLERRILRNIPYICADAPCDLSWNSGQSIFHVVDGQFAFGQSVDSGDSGSGVLLNDTFDSDPTVVGVESNGLEDPIGVPSHGIAIGLHRHATFLRRGAYLAANLGNYPVPGWAR from the coding sequence ATGAGTCCGACCCATCGAACGACTTGGATGTTTGCGCTCGGGGCCACCATGGCGGTGACCTCGGGTTGCGGCAGCGACAAAGGTGGCCAGAGCAACGAGCCTACCGGCAGCGACCAGAGCGCGCTCTACCGTGCTCCCATCGACACCGATCACCCGTTCGCCGTCGGCGTATGCATCGGTGCGCTCAACACCGATCCGGCAAAGGGAGAAGTCGGCTCGTGCGCGAGGACGGGGCAGAACGTCCGGTGCACGGGGACATTGGTCGCCCCGAATCTCGTCCTCACGGCGAAGCATTGTTTGTACGAGCTCGTCGAGGGGCCGCCCGAGGGCAACCCGCGATGCGAATACCACTTCGGTTCGCTTCGATCGCAGGCCGGCTCTCGAATCACCCTCTCGCACACGGTCCTGAACGATCATCCCGTTTGGGTCGAGACCAGCCGGTTCCTCGCGCCGACCAGTCTGGACTTCTGCAAGGACGATATCGCCTATCTGGTCCTCGAGAAGAACATCGACGGGGTCAAGCTCCCCAAGCTCGATCTGTTCCGCGACATCCACGCCCGTCCGCCGGCCGACGGTAAAGTGACCATCGTGGGCCGCGGGCTTTTCACTCCAACGGACGACGGCAACCTGGAGCGCCGGATCCTCCGCAACATCCCCTATATCTGTGCGGATGCCCCGTGTGACCTCTCCTGGAACAGCGGGCAATCCATTTTCCACGTGGTGGATGGGCAGTTCGCCTTCGGCCAATCCGTCGACTCCGGCGACTCGGGCTCTGGCGTACTTTTGAACGACACGTTCGACTCCGACCCCACGGTGGTCGGCGTGGAATCGAACGGCCTCGAGGATCCCATTGGCGTCCCCTCGCACGGGATCGCCATTGGCTTGCACCGGCATGCCACCTTCCTCCGGCGGGGCGCCTACCTCGCCGCGAACCTCGGCAATTATCCCGTTCCGGGCTGGGCGCGGTAA